One region of Primulina tabacum isolate GXHZ01 chromosome 17, ASM2559414v2, whole genome shotgun sequence genomic DNA includes:
- the LOC142531103 gene encoding uncharacterized protein LOC142531103 has product MRIKTVEAAVVVALLVVAAQLPLGIAIQSTVPAFLWSPHLDGLKEMVDYRTLSPKDLAKSVMTEGRWSNYLCSGEEAQESQNFAFLFVGTELQSIDISRPTKADAALVDFLKDSFLNSNFSLAFPYVAASEKVAVEYTLMAEFADSCRNKMGINNIALMGSCLVESDNFDKLEDIHSVHDYVHSRMEKNSDGNTNLIVFCHGHSHSSQDSDQRQSESSILSKLLNVVEQLGVKYSVLYVSDPFRSIQHPSRQGLERFLTEAHLGNGSSNLSACDGVCQIKSSLLEGILVAIVLLIILVSGLCCMMGIDTPTRFETPQDS; this is encoded by the exons ATGAGGATAAAAACAGTTGAGGCGGCAGTAGTGGTGGCGCTGCTTGTTGTAGCCGCTCAACTTCCCCTTGGTATAGCCATCCAATCAACTGTCCCCGCATTCCTATGGTCCCCTCATTTAGATGG ATTGAAAGAAATGGTTGACTATAGAACCCTCTCTCCAAAAGATTTAGCAAAATCTGTGATGACAGAAGGAAGGTGGTCGAACTACCTG TGCTCTGGAGAGGAAGCTCAAGAGTCACAGAATTTTGCCTTTCTGTTTGTTGGAACAGAG CTACAATCTATTGATATTTCCAGACCCACAAAGGCAGATGCAGCACTTGTAGACTTTCTCAAG GACTCCTTTTTGAACTCCAACTTCTCATTGGCATTCCCATATGTGGCTGCATCAGAGAAAGTGGCAGTTGAGTATACACTCATGGCAGAGTTTGCTGATTCTTGTCGGAATAAAATGGGAATCAACAATATTGCTCTAATGGGATCTTGCTTAGTGGAGAGTGATAATTTTGATAAACTAGAAGATATTCACTCGGTTCAT GATTACGTGCACTCAAGGATGGAAAAAAATTCAGATGGGAACACAAATCTGATTGTCTTCTGCCATGGACATTCTCATTCATCACAAGATTCTGATCAACGACAGTCTGAAA GTAGCATTCTGTCTAAACTTCTCAATGTCGTGGAGCAGTTAGGTGTGAAATACTCGGTTCTTTATGTCTCGGATCCCTTCAGATCAATCCAGCACCCATCTCGTCAGGGTCTTGAAAGGTTTCTTACTGAAGCTCACTTAGGAAATGGATCATCTAACTTATCAGCCTGTGATGGAGTTTGCCAAATCAAGTCATCTCTTTTGGAGGGGATTCTTGTG GCAATTGTTTTGCTCATAATTTTGGTATCTGGGCTTTGCTGCATGATGGGAATTGATACCCCAACGAGGTTCGAGACTCCACAGGATTCTTGA